The Armatimonadota bacterium genome includes a region encoding these proteins:
- a CDS encoding PD-(D/E)XK nuclease family protein: MPAKPTLSPSKITTYLACPTKYRLTYLDPRGKWYLRSKSYYSFGTSLHAVLQRFHDSGDQGVETTEQAVAALEESWVDAGYSSQDEMMQALSEGKSILEKYVEAAVSRPATARTMWVEKSLRLDLGPFVLLGRLDRVDEHDDGTVEVVDYKTGRGSVSEADVATDLAMCCYQSLLRDRFPDRPVRATIMAVRTGVSASASMSDKDSEEFLRDVRMIGEEILNRDYESLVPSFRDLCRDCDFLPLCKKHEDYDFLEERPEGA, encoded by the coding sequence CCGTCGAAAATCACGACATACCTCGCGTGTCCGACGAAATACCGTTTGACGTACCTCGACCCTCGAGGCAAGTGGTACCTGCGCTCGAAGTCCTATTACTCCTTCGGTACGAGCCTCCACGCGGTCCTTCAACGGTTCCACGACAGCGGCGACCAAGGTGTCGAGACGACCGAGCAGGCCGTCGCCGCTCTCGAAGAGTCTTGGGTCGACGCCGGTTATAGCAGCCAGGACGAGATGATGCAGGCCCTGAGCGAGGGTAAGTCCATCCTTGAGAAATACGTCGAGGCCGCGGTGTCGCGTCCTGCGACGGCCCGGACGATGTGGGTCGAAAAGTCGTTGCGGCTCGATCTCGGACCGTTCGTCCTCCTCGGCCGTCTCGACCGGGTCGACGAACACGACGACGGGACGGTCGAAGTCGTCGACTACAAGACGGGGAGAGGGTCCGTGTCCGAAGCCGACGTTGCGACCGATCTGGCGATGTGCTGCTATCAGTCCCTCCTGCGCGACCGCTTCCCGGACCGCCCCGTCCGAGCCACCATCATGGCCGTGAGGACGGGCGTTTCCGCATCGGCATCCATGAGCGACAAGGACTCCGAGGAGTTCTTGCGCGACGTGCGCATGATCGGCGAAGAGATCCTGAACCGCGATTACGAATCGCTCGTCCCGAGTTTCCGCGACCTGTGCCGCGATTGCGACTTCTTGCCCCTTTGCAAGAAGCACGAGGACTACGACTTCCTTGAAGAACGGCCCGAAGGCGCTTAG